The Orcinus orca chromosome 4, mOrcOrc1.1, whole genome shotgun sequence genome includes a region encoding these proteins:
- the TMEM150C gene encoding transmembrane protein 150C isoform X1, with amino-acid sequence MDGKKCSIWMFLPLVFTLFTSAGLWIVYFIAVEDDKIFPLNSAERKPGVKHAPYISIAGDEPPASCVFSQVMNMAAFLALVVAVLRFIQLKPKVLNPWLNISGLVALCLASFGMTLLGNFQLTNDEEIHNVGTSLTFGFGTLTCWIQAALTLKVNIKNEGRKVGIPRVILSASVTLCVVLYFILMAQGIHLYAARVQWGLVMCFLSYFGTFAVEFRHYRYEIVCSEYQETFLSFSESLSEASEYQTDQHPLLFLSSSRIPDILITLPWAGQM; translated from the exons ATGGATGGGAAGAAATGCAGCATATGGATGTTTTTACCCCTTGTATTTACCTTATTTACTTCAGCTGGATTGTGGATAGT ATACTTTATAGCTGTGGAGGATGACAAAATTTTCCCATTAAACTCAGCTGAAAG GAAACCTGGTGTGAAGCATGCACCGTATATAAG tattgCAGGTGATGAACCTCCTGCAAGCTGTGTGTTTAGTCAAGTTATGAACATGGCAGCATTCCTAG CTCTGGTGGTAGCTGTTCTGCGCTTCATACAACTGAAACCAAAGGTTTTAAATCCATGGCTGAATATTAGTGGATTGGTGGCGCTCTGTCTGGCTTCCTTTGGAATGACCTTACTTGGTAATTTTCAG CTCACAAATGATGAAGAAATCCATAATGTCGGAACTTCCTTGACTTTTGGATTTGGCACACTGACCTGCTGGATCCAGGCTGCATTGACACTCAAAGTAAACATCAAGAATGAAGGACGGAAAGTTGGAATTCCACGAGTTATTCTCTCAGCATCTGTCACTCTCTGCGTGGTCCTCT ACTTCATCCTCATGGCCCAAGGCATCCACCTGTACGCAGCCAGGGTCCAGTGGGGCCTGGTCATGTGCTTCCTGTCTTACTTTGGCACCTTTGCTGTGGAGTTCCGGCATTATCGTTATGAGATTGTATGTTCTGAATACCAGGAGACTTTCCTAAGCTTCTCAGAAAGCCTGTCTGAAGCTTCTGAATATCAAACCGACCAG CACCCCCTGCTCTTCTTGTCCTCTTCACGTATTCCAGACATCCTGATCACCCTACCTTGGGCAGGCCAAATGTAA
- the TMEM150C gene encoding transmembrane protein 150C isoform X2, whose amino-acid sequence MDGKKCSIWMFLPLVFTLFTSAGLWIVYFIAVEDDKIFPLNSAERKPGVKHAPYISIAGDEPPASCVFSQVMNMAAFLALVVAVLRFIQLKPKVLNPWLNISGLVALCLASFGMTLLGNFQLTNDEEIHNVGTSLTFGFGTLTCWIQAALTLKVNIKNEGRKVGIPRVILSASVTLCVVLYFILMAQGIHLYAARVQWGLVMCFLSYFGTFAVEFRHYRYEIVCSEYQETFLSFSESLSEASEYQTDQV is encoded by the exons ATGGATGGGAAGAAATGCAGCATATGGATGTTTTTACCCCTTGTATTTACCTTATTTACTTCAGCTGGATTGTGGATAGT ATACTTTATAGCTGTGGAGGATGACAAAATTTTCCCATTAAACTCAGCTGAAAG GAAACCTGGTGTGAAGCATGCACCGTATATAAG tattgCAGGTGATGAACCTCCTGCAAGCTGTGTGTTTAGTCAAGTTATGAACATGGCAGCATTCCTAG CTCTGGTGGTAGCTGTTCTGCGCTTCATACAACTGAAACCAAAGGTTTTAAATCCATGGCTGAATATTAGTGGATTGGTGGCGCTCTGTCTGGCTTCCTTTGGAATGACCTTACTTGGTAATTTTCAG CTCACAAATGATGAAGAAATCCATAATGTCGGAACTTCCTTGACTTTTGGATTTGGCACACTGACCTGCTGGATCCAGGCTGCATTGACACTCAAAGTAAACATCAAGAATGAAGGACGGAAAGTTGGAATTCCACGAGTTATTCTCTCAGCATCTGTCACTCTCTGCGTGGTCCTCT ACTTCATCCTCATGGCCCAAGGCATCCACCTGTACGCAGCCAGGGTCCAGTGGGGCCTGGTCATGTGCTTCCTGTCTTACTTTGGCACCTTTGCTGTGGAGTTCCGGCATTATCGTTATGAGATTGTATGTTCTGAATACCAGGAGACTTTCCTAAGCTTCTCAGAAAGCCTGTCTGAAGCTTCTGAATATCAAACCGACCAGGTGTAA